The proteins below come from a single Drosophila teissieri strain GT53w chromosome 3L, Prin_Dtei_1.1, whole genome shotgun sequence genomic window:
- the LOC122616354 gene encoding chaperone protein DnaJ → MFRLKVFRSPGDVLNTLIGGATTEGCRRTATSCLELDRAPAVAACWIWMRLISQYQFRTSKPAYYPDRQREAKRNTAGATPQQVSSPAIKSSQSRGMPKDFYYKVLGVNRHATIQQIRSAFYALAKRYHPDSSHSEQKLKHFQELSNAYNILTDETKRLEYDQLGGIKDERAFLEQAGNPMNVGLEEVKKFDSDKTANDEINKLKSNEFDLPLEFLEAAVGCKKRIELRYLRKCETCKGKSQLMAHRDVGKEPCRRCNGTGKVTTKTPTFSSVNTCTQCKGKRFTNRNDCETCSNRGFVISSVDVMVSVPSGSRDGDVVNITNPETRQQVTYRLTVPCSDYFRRVGNDIQTDKHLNISEAILGGSFQIRSLYESVELRVEPGTQSHTQVVLKGKGVRSKEGVGDHIVTLKVRIPRNLSVKQRQLVLALSQAEDPVFEPKTKGTEAGKLSP, encoded by the exons ATGTttcgtttaaaagtatttcGCAGTCCCGGAGACGTATTAAACACCTTAATTGGCGGAGCAACAACAGAGGGCTGCAGGAGGACGGCAACATCTTGCCTGGAGTTGGACCGTGCTCCGGCTGTCGCCGCCTGCTGGATCTGGATGCGGTTGATCAGTCAATATCAGTTTAGGACCAGCAAACCGGCCTACTATCCAGATCGCCAGCGGGAGGCGAAGCGAAATACAGCGGGAGCCACGCCTCAACAGGTGTCATCTCCGGCCATTAAGTCCTCTCAAAGCCGAGGCATGCCCAAGGACTTCTATTACAAAGTGTTGGGCGTCAACAGGCACGCCACCATTCAGCAAATCAGATCGGCTTTCTATGCGCTGGCCAAACGCTATCATCCCGACTCCTCGCACTCGGAACAAAAACTGAAGCACTTCCAGGAGCTGTCCAACGCCTACAACATTCTAACCGACGAGACGAAACGTTTGGAGTACGATCAGCTGGGCGGGATTAAGGATGAACGCGCTTTTCTCGAACAGGCGGGCAATCCCATGAATGTGGGCCTCGAGGAGGTCAAGAAGTTTGATTCGGATAAGACGGCAAATGACG AGATCAACAAACTGAAGAGCAACGAGTTCGATCTTCCACTTGAATTCCTTGAGGCAGCAGTGGGATGCAAGAAGCGGATAGAGCTGCGCTACCTGCGGAAGTGCGAGACCTGCAAGGGCAAATCACAACTGATGGCGCATCGGGATGTGGGCAAGGAGCCCTGTCGGCGATGTAATGGAACTGGAAAGGTAACGACCAAGACGCCAACCTTCTCATCGGTAAACACTTGCACGCAGTGCAAGGGCAAGCGGTTCACGAATCGCAACGACTGCGAAACCTGTTCGAATCGGGGCTTCGTGATTTCCAGCGTGGACGTAATGGTCTCGGTGCCTTCCGGATCCCGGGACGGAGATGTTGTAAATATTACTAATCCAGAAACCAGGCAGCAGGTCACCTACCGCTTGACGGTGCCGTGTAGCGACTATTTCCGTCGCGTTGGCAATGACATTCAAACCGACAAGCACCTAAACATCTCGGAGGCCATCCTGGGCGGATCCTTTCAGATAAGGAGTCTCTACGAAAGCGTGGAGCTGCGGGTGGAGCCGGGCACCCAATCCCACACCCAAGTGGTGCTCAAGGGCAAGGGGGTGCGCTCCAAGGAGGGTGTGGGTGATCACATCGTCACGCTAAAGGTGCGCATTCCCCGGAATCTCTCCGTGAAGCAACGCCAACTGGTTTTGGCCCTGTCCCAGGCAGAGGATCCCGTTTTTGAGCCCAAGACCAAAGGCACGGAGGCGGGCAAATTGAGCCCCTAA
- the LOC122616356 gene encoding nedd8-conjugating enzyme UbcE2M: MIKLFTLKQQKKDGEQKGSQQKKASAAQLRIQKDINELNLPNTCATDFPDPDDLLNFKLIISPDEGFYRDGRFVFNFRVGSNYPHEPPKVKCATQVYHPNIDLEGNVCLNILREDWNPVLNINSIVYGLQFLFLEPNPEDPLNKEAADVLQTNRRQFESNVKKAMRGGCVGETYFECCLLK, translated from the exons ATGATTAAACTATTCACGCTTAAGCAGCAGAAGAAAGACGGCGAGCAAAAGGGCAGTCAGCAGAAGAAAGCGTCCGCCGCCCAGCTGCGCATACAGAAAG ATATTAACGAACTGAACCTGCCAAACACTTGCGCCACAGACTTTCCCGATCCCGATGACTTGCTCAACTTCAAGCTTATCATCTCGCCCGACGAGGGTTTCTACAGAGACGGGCGCTTCGTGTTCAATTTCCGCGTCGGATCCAACTATCCGCACGAGCCGCCCAAGGTGAAGTGCGCCACCCAGGTATACCATCCCAATATCGACCTGGAGGGCAACGTCTGCCTCAACATTCTGCGCGAGGACTGGAACCCAGTGTTGAACATCAACTCCATCGTCTATGGCTTGCAGTTTCTGTTCTTG GAACCCAATCCCGAGGATCCGCTCAACAAGGAGGCGGCCGACGTCCTGCAGACCAATCGCCGTCAGTTCGAAAGCAATGTAAAGAAGGCGATGCGCGGAGGTTGTGTGGGCGAGACCTACTTCGAGTGTTGTCTGCTCAAGTGA
- the LOC122616355 gene encoding probable deoxyhypusine synthase isoform X2 — MSTEPAVAKDAVLKRSEALAENTPQVSGYDFNEGLNYSKLFESYVNTGFQATNLGLAIREINRMGPAIGSGSNRQP, encoded by the exons ATGTCGACGGAGCCAGCGGTGGCCAAGGATGCAGTGCTGAAGCGCAGCGAGGCTCTGGCGGAGAACACGCCCCAAGTTAGTGGCTACGATTTCAACGAAGGCCTAAACTACAGTAAGCTCTTCGAGTCCTATGTGAACACCGGATTTCAAGCCACGAATCTCGGCCTGGCCATTCGGGAAATCAACAGAATG GGACCAGCCATTGGAAGCGGATCAAATAGACAGCCATGA